In the genome of Pempheris klunzingeri isolate RE-2024b chromosome 11, fPemKlu1.hap1, whole genome shotgun sequence, one region contains:
- the dclre1b gene encoding 5' exonuclease Apollo: MSANGKVIPHTPLSVDFWQVRKCPGTRLFFLSHMHSDHTVGLTSTWSNRPIYCSPVTATLLRLKLQVKEQWIHPLEPGEPYMLPLDDIGKERLTVTLIDANHCPGAVMFLFEGYFGSILYTGDFRYTPSMLREPCLRTNTTIDILYLDNTNSDPNRTLPSRQRATQQIKEIIRRHPNHSVVIGLYTLGKESLLLELAMEFKTWIEVSFERMETLRALELPDVFTTDPGAGRIRAVEQSAICSATLHQWNKEQPTLAILPTSRPLVSFHPNVYVVPYSDHSSYQELEDFVSALKPTSLVPIVGKNLPGSLSALVPLRKRHEILVPESVQHYMLRQPEGQLSSSADTSLRHRHFQPLAPKGVIFESPVSGSRKSCEESWEAECLELEASEDEMDTESSERESDCILIDPSKELTPDKHRRRAGDMWSLNIVKTVSEEMVMAKLVPLSQLTQSNFAPVEVLTNTKACLKPVGTTRRPFETNAKIINETASDENYTGLQRRHGNIHNSHVLSDGDSVSQDSGEEIDQDNDTMGNDNNTNQHSEHGTYQDDSATLLQSGHDNDSCTSPCSTTELRQEYIEELENHILKDLPFTEEDFKTRRRLQQSSVLQCSLCPVHDEKEDD; this comes from the exons ATGTCAGCCAATGGAAAAGTCATCCCGCACACCCCGCTCTCCGTAGACTTCTGGCAGGTGCGGAAATGTCCGGGCACGCGGCTGTTTTTCCTGTCTCACATGCACAGCGACCACACGGTGGGTTTGACCTCCACCTGGAGCAACCGGCCCATCTACTGCTCCCCGGTCACTGCCACCCTGCTCAGACTCAAACTGCAG GTGAAAGAACAGTGGATCCATCCATTAGAGCCGGGGGAGCCGTACATGCTGCCGCTCGATGACATCGGCAAGGAGAGGCTGACCGTCACACTGATAGACGCCAACCACTGTCCGGGGGCTGTCATGTTTCTCTTCGAAGGCTACTTTGGCTCTATACTGTACACTG GTGACTTCAGATATACTCCCTCCATGTTGCGTGAGCCGTGCCTGAGGACCAACACCACTATAGATATCCTGTACCTGGACAACACCAACAGTGACCCCAACCGCACCCTCCCCTCCAGACAGCGAGCCACTCAACAAATCAAAGAGATCATCCGCCGCCATCCCAACCACAGTGTTGTCATAG GCCTGTATACACTGGGTAAAGAGTCCCTGCTGTTGGAGCTGGCCATGGAGTTTAAAACCTGGATCGAGGTGAGCTTTGAGAGGATGGAGACCCTCAGAGCCCTGGAGCTGCCTGACGTCTTCACCACTGACCCAGGAGCTGGTCGTATAAGAGCAGTGGAGCAGTCGGCGATATGCTCTGCCACTTTACACCAGTGGAACAAAGAACAACCCACTTTGGCCATCTTGCCTACCAGCAGGCCCCTGGTCTCCTTTCACCCCAACGTCTATGTGGTGCCCTACTCCGACCACTCCTCTTACCAAGAGCTGGAGGATTTTGTCTCTGCACTAAAACCTACCTCCCTTGTACCTATTGTTGGAAAAAATTTACCCGGAAGCCTCTCTGCCCTAGTGCCCCTCAGAAAGCGCCATGAGATCCTTGTGCCTGAGTCAGTGCAACACTACATGTTGAGACAGCCTGAGGGCCAACTCAGCTCATCAGCAGACACCAGCCTTCGCCACAGACATTTCCAACCTCTTGCTCCCAAAGGTGTGATATTTGAGTCTCCTGTAAGCGGATCCAGGAAGTCATGCGAAGAATCCTGGGAGGCGGAGTGCCTGGAGCTGGAGGCTTCTGAGGATGAGATGGACACAGAAAGCAGTGAAAGGGAATCTGACTGTATCCTTATTGACCCAAGCAAGGAGCTCACCCCTGACAAACACAGGAGAAGAGCTGGAGACATGTGGAGCCTCAACATTGTCAAGACGGTCTCGGAAGAGATGGTGATGGCAAAGCTGGTGCCACTCAGTCAACTCACCCAGAGCAACTTTGCTCCAGTGGAGGTCTTGACAAACACCAAGGCCTGCTTGAAGCCTGTCGGGACCACAAGAAGGCCTTTTGAAactaatgccaaaataattaaTGAGACCGCATCAGATGAAAATTACACTGGTCTGCAAAGGAGACATGGAAACATTCACAACAGCCACGTGTTGTCAGATGGTGATAGTGTGAGTCAGGACAGCGGAGAGGAAATTGATCAAGACAACGACACAATGGGAAATGACAATAACACAAATCAGCACAGTGAACATGGTACTTATCAGGACGACAGCGCAACATTGTTGCAGAGCGGCCATGATAACGATTCCTGCACTTCACCTTGCTCCACTACAGAGCTGCGGCAGGAGTACATAGAGGAGCTTGAAAACCATATTTTAAAGGATCTCCCCTTCACAGAAGAGGACTTTAAGACACGCCGCCGCCTGCAGCAGAGCTCTGTGCTACAGTGTTCCCTCTGCCCTGTACATGATGAAAAAGAGGATGACTga